The following proteins come from a genomic window of Roseofilum capinflatum BLCC-M114:
- a CDS encoding RluA family pseudouridine synthase has protein sequence MTLNSSEIIALQVTHKADRLDRYLSDQLADFSRSRLQKLIDRGQVKVNEQVCQRKKMTLQPGDRITLELPPPQPVDLIPEDMSLDILYEDDQILIVNKPAGLVVHPSAGHETGTLVHGILAHCPDLKGIGGEQRPGIVHRLDKDTTGALAIAKTETALYHLQAQLKEKTARRDYLGIVHGSPTTESGTVNQPIGRHPGDRQKMAIVPVEKGGRASITHWQVQERLGNYTLLHFQLETGRTHQIRVHSAFIGHPLVGDATYSRNRSVGVNLSGQALHAWRLRLQHPTKKEWIEAIAPPPPEFKKLLQVLRQRLALPIRSSDGQIRG, from the coding sequence ATGACTCTAAACTCATCCGAAATTATTGCTCTTCAAGTGACCCACAAAGCCGATCGCCTCGATCGCTATCTCTCGGATCAGTTAGCGGATTTTTCCCGCTCCCGACTCCAGAAATTGATCGATCGCGGGCAGGTAAAGGTGAATGAACAGGTGTGTCAACGGAAGAAAATGACCCTACAACCGGGCGATCGCATTACCTTAGAGTTGCCTCCACCGCAACCGGTTGACCTGATCCCGGAAGATATGTCCTTAGATATTCTCTATGAAGATGATCAAATCTTGATTGTGAATAAACCGGCTGGCTTAGTTGTACATCCTTCCGCCGGTCATGAAACGGGAACCTTAGTCCATGGCATTTTAGCCCATTGTCCCGACTTGAAAGGCATTGGCGGCGAGCAGAGACCGGGAATTGTCCATCGACTGGATAAGGATACGACTGGGGCGTTGGCGATCGCCAAAACCGAAACCGCTCTTTATCATCTGCAAGCCCAACTGAAAGAAAAAACCGCCCGTCGCGACTATCTCGGTATTGTCCATGGTTCCCCCACCACCGAGAGTGGAACGGTGAACCAACCCATTGGGCGACATCCTGGCGATCGACAAAAAATGGCGATCGTTCCTGTTGAAAAAGGCGGCCGAGCGTCCATCACCCATTGGCAAGTCCAAGAGCGTCTTGGCAACTATACCCTCCTGCACTTCCAACTCGAAACCGGGCGTACCCATCAAATCCGCGTCCACAGTGCCTTTATCGGTCATCCCCTGGTGGGAGATGCCACCTATAGCCGCAATCGCTCCGTGGGGGTTAACCTCTCTGGACAAGCCCTGCACGCCTGGAGACTGCGCCTACAGCATCCCACAAAAAAGGAGTGGATAGAAGCAATTGCTCCACCACCCCCAGAATTTAAAAAACTTTTACAAGTCCTCAGACAAAGATTAGCGCTTCCGATAAGGAGCAGCGATGGGCAGATTCGCGGTTGA
- a CDS encoding phycobilisome rod-core linker polypeptide codes for MAIPLLNYSPKSQNVRVSGYETGSEEQPIVYSTEDLLSGSNLDELIWAAYRQVYSEHQMLKQNRQTALESQLRYGQITVRDFIKGLVTSDPFMRRNFETNSNYRFVEICVQRLLGRDVYSEREKIAWSIVIVNKGVAGFIDELLESDEYLENFGYDTVPYQRRRVLPQRPMGETPFNLKTPRYGAYHRSQLGFPQTVWQNQIRKFTPQDKKPSAGSPVNFLDMAKSIPSAQGKPAGRVSTANLPIAAPYRKR; via the coding sequence GTGGCAATTCCTTTATTAAACTACTCTCCAAAAAGTCAAAATGTGCGTGTTTCCGGCTATGAAACCGGTTCCGAAGAGCAACCCATTGTTTATTCCACGGAAGATCTGCTCTCTGGCAGTAACCTGGATGAACTAATCTGGGCTGCCTATCGCCAGGTTTATAGCGAACACCAAATGCTCAAGCAAAATAGACAAACCGCCCTAGAGTCTCAACTCCGGTATGGTCAAATCACCGTTCGGGATTTCATTAAAGGTTTAGTCACCTCCGATCCCTTTATGCGTCGGAACTTTGAAACCAATAGCAACTACCGCTTTGTAGAAATCTGCGTCCAACGCTTGTTAGGCCGCGATGTATACAGCGAGCGGGAAAAAATTGCTTGGTCGATCGTGATTGTAAACAAAGGTGTAGCCGGATTCATCGATGAACTCTTAGAGAGCGATGAATACCTGGAAAACTTTGGGTATGACACCGTTCCTTACCAGCGTCGGCGGGTTCTTCCCCAACGGCCAATGGGAGAAACACCTTTTAACCTGAAGACTCCTCGCTATGGAGCCTATCACCGTTCTCAGTTGGGCTTCCCCCAAACGGTTTGGCAAAACCAAATCCGCAAGTTTACGCCCCAAGACAAAAAACCATCTGCTGGCAGCCCGGTCAATTTCTTGGATATGGCTAAGTCCATTCCTAGTGCCCAGGGTAAACCAGCCGGGCGAGTTTCAACCGCGAATCTGCCCATCGCTGCTCCTTATCGGAAGCGCTAA
- a CDS encoding YifB family Mg chelatase-like AAA ATPase, whose amino-acid sequence MLARVWSASLVGINAIKVGVEVDVSGGLPAIVVVGLPDTAVQESRERVKATLRNSGYGFPMRKIVINLTPADLRKEGPSFDLPISIGILAASEQVNPQLLGDYLFLGEVSLDGSLRPVAGVLPIAAAAEQLDITGLVVPEDNVQEAALVSGLKVYGFKQLSEVGDFLSQPDRYEPVQFDGVKRWQNAPAKGLDLQDVKGQAHGRRALEIAAAGGHNLIFIGPPGSGKTMLARRLPGILPPLSFDEALEVTQIHSVAGLLKNKGSLVCDRPFRSPHHSASGASLVGGGSYPRPGEISLAHQGILFLDELTEFKRNVLEFLRQPLEDGEVTISRARQTVTFPAQFTLIASTNPCPCGYYGDSLQACTCSPRQRINYWAKLSGPLLDRIDLQVAVNRLKPEEITQQSRGEPSAAILERVKIARDRARLRFQDDPTLHCNAHMQTQHLRQWCQLDQACQQLLEGAIRKLGLSARGTDRILKVARTIADLAGQETLQSAHIAEAIQYRMIDRMQ is encoded by the coding sequence GTGTTAGCTAGAGTCTGGAGTGCATCTTTGGTGGGAATCAACGCCATTAAGGTGGGGGTTGAAGTTGATGTATCTGGGGGCTTACCGGCGATCGTGGTGGTCGGATTGCCCGATACAGCCGTGCAAGAGTCGCGGGAGAGGGTGAAGGCAACCCTGAGAAATTCGGGCTATGGGTTTCCCATGCGAAAAATCGTGATTAATTTAACTCCCGCCGATTTGCGGAAGGAGGGGCCGAGTTTTGATTTACCGATTAGTATTGGCATTTTAGCCGCTTCGGAACAGGTGAATCCTCAGTTACTCGGAGATTATTTGTTTCTGGGGGAAGTGTCCCTAGATGGGAGTTTGCGCCCGGTGGCTGGTGTTTTACCGATCGCGGCGGCTGCGGAACAATTAGACATTACTGGGTTGGTGGTTCCGGAAGATAATGTGCAAGAAGCCGCCCTCGTCAGTGGCTTAAAAGTGTATGGATTTAAGCAGCTCTCTGAAGTCGGGGATTTCCTCAGTCAGCCCGATCGCTATGAACCTGTACAATTTGATGGCGTTAAACGCTGGCAAAACGCGCCTGCGAAGGGCTTGGATCTTCAGGATGTCAAAGGGCAAGCCCATGGTCGTCGCGCCCTAGAAATTGCGGCCGCTGGCGGTCATAATTTAATCTTTATCGGCCCTCCAGGCAGTGGAAAAACCATGTTAGCGCGGCGTTTACCGGGCATTTTGCCGCCGTTGAGCTTTGATGAAGCTCTAGAGGTGACGCAGATTCATTCGGTTGCCGGTTTATTAAAGAATAAAGGCTCTTTAGTGTGCGATCGCCCCTTTCGCTCTCCCCACCATTCCGCCTCCGGTGCATCCTTAGTCGGTGGGGGCAGCTATCCGCGACCGGGTGAGATTTCCTTGGCTCACCAAGGGATCTTGTTTCTCGACGAGCTGACGGAGTTTAAACGCAATGTTCTCGAATTCCTGCGCCAACCCCTCGAAGATGGAGAAGTCACCATTTCCCGCGCTCGTCAAACCGTCACCTTTCCTGCCCAGTTTACCCTGATTGCTTCGACTAATCCCTGTCCCTGCGGCTATTACGGCGACTCCCTGCAAGCCTGCACCTGTTCCCCCCGCCAACGGATTAATTACTGGGCTAAATTATCCGGGCCATTACTCGATCGCATCGATCTACAAGTCGCCGTTAACCGCCTCAAACCCGAAGAAATCACCCAACAAAGTCGCGGGGAACCCTCAGCCGCTATACTCGAACGGGTGAAAATAGCCCGCGATCGCGCTCGGTTGAGATTCCAAGACGATCCCACTCTGCATTGCAATGCCCATATGCAAACCCAGCATCTACGCCAATGGTGTCAACTCGATCAAGCCTGTCAGCAACTCCTAGAAGGAGCCATTCGCAAGTTAGGATTATCAGCTAGGGGAACCGATCGCATCCTCAAAGTCGCCCGGACGATCGCCGATTTAGCCGGTCAGGAAACCCTACAATCTGCCCATATCGCTGAAGCCATCCAGTACCGGATGATCGATCGGATGCAGTGA
- a CDS encoding GUN4 domain-containing protein produces the protein MTNEPSNQPETPDLEARISELETQMAQLSGLTSLPQRVSQLEEQVENLLNVVTDVERYGQLRDCLSAGQWKEADQETTALMLEAMGHTRHDKLTPDDVLMCPCSIIRVIDRLWLKYSDGKFGFSVQKQLYLEEGGNDDISKVDMKILEKTAAKVGWFKEGKFLPLENLDFSLDAPAGSHPSGWWRSPYGGKMATYFFARMIRCGM, from the coding sequence ATGACTAACGAACCCTCGAATCAACCCGAAACTCCTGATTTAGAAGCTCGTATTTCTGAGTTAGAAACCCAAATGGCTCAGTTGAGTGGGTTAACTTCCCTACCCCAGAGAGTGAGTCAATTAGAAGAACAGGTGGAAAATTTACTGAATGTCGTCACTGATGTGGAGCGTTATGGTCAGTTGCGTGATTGTTTAAGTGCGGGTCAATGGAAGGAAGCAGATCAAGAAACGACTGCCTTGATGCTAGAAGCGATGGGGCACACCCGTCATGATAAATTAACTCCGGATGATGTGCTGATGTGTCCCTGTAGTATTATTCGGGTCATCGATCGCCTCTGGCTCAAGTATAGTGACGGTAAATTCGGCTTTAGTGTCCAGAAGCAACTCTATCTGGAAGAGGGCGGAAATGATGATATTTCTAAAGTGGATATGAAGATTTTGGAGAAAACAGCCGCTAAGGTGGGTTGGTTTAAGGAGGGTAAGTTTTTGCCCTTGGAGAACTTAGATTTTAGTTTGGATGCGCCTGCGGGGTCTCACCCTTCGGGATGGTGGCGATCGCCCTATGGGGGAAAAATGGCCACCTATTTCTTTGCCCGGATGATTCGCTGTGGGATGTAA
- a CDS encoding sensor histidine kinase, translating into MILSTLEPNEIDILIVDDTPVNLRLLSDMLEERHYNVRKALNGNMALLATDRKLPHLILLDVNMPDMNGYQVCQQLKKSETTRHIPVIFISALDEARDKIKAFQAGGVDYVTKPFAVEEVLARINHQLELQRLNTDLRDRNQELEDALTQLKLTQAQLIQKEKMSSLAELVSGVAHQINNPVSFIYSNLEPANEYINSLLNIIAFYQEHYPDALQDAENPLQELDFDFLESDLRDLMQSMYHGADRIRSIVLTLQKFSHLDEAEIKWLGINQELESTLTLIQYDLESRNIQPIKWVKSYGDIPDIMGCPRDLNQVFLNLFNNAIEALEDAKESVDPTVWIETKLVDEDRVQILIKNNGVGVSEEIRSQIFDPFFTTKLDRNSQGLGLSISHQIIVEQHGGCLICESLPGAQTAFIIELPIQGEMEQSSPKNDKEV; encoded by the coding sequence ATGATTTTATCCACACTTGAACCCAATGAAATTGACATTTTAATTGTTGATGATACACCGGTTAATCTCCGCTTACTCTCGGATATGCTAGAAGAGCGCCATTACAATGTGCGTAAAGCGTTGAATGGCAACATGGCATTACTAGCAACGGACAGAAAACTTCCCCATCTGATTTTACTCGATGTTAACATGCCAGATATGAATGGCTATCAGGTCTGCCAGCAGTTAAAAAAATCTGAAACAACTCGCCATATTCCTGTGATTTTTATTAGTGCTTTAGATGAAGCGAGGGATAAAATCAAAGCGTTTCAAGCTGGAGGTGTTGATTATGTCACAAAACCGTTTGCTGTGGAAGAAGTGTTAGCCCGGATTAATCATCAATTAGAGTTACAACGACTGAATACCGATCTGCGCGATCGCAATCAGGAGCTAGAAGACGCTTTGACTCAATTAAAACTCACTCAAGCCCAACTCATCCAAAAGGAAAAAATGTCGAGTTTGGCTGAGTTGGTTTCTGGAGTTGCTCATCAAATTAATAATCCGGTCAGCTTCATTTATAGTAATTTAGAACCAGCCAATGAGTACATCAATAGCTTGTTAAACATTATTGCGTTTTATCAAGAACACTATCCAGACGCTCTCCAAGATGCTGAAAATCCCTTACAGGAATTGGATTTTGATTTTTTGGAATCTGATTTAAGAGATTTAATGCAATCTATGTATCATGGAGCGGATCGGATTCGTTCGATTGTCTTAACTTTGCAAAAGTTTTCTCATTTAGATGAAGCTGAGATAAAATGGTTGGGAATTAATCAAGAACTTGAAAGTACCTTAACTTTAATTCAATACGATCTAGAGTCTCGCAATATTCAACCGATTAAATGGGTAAAAAGTTATGGTGACATCCCTGATATTATGGGTTGTCCTAGGGATTTGAATCAGGTTTTTCTGAATTTATTCAATAATGCAATCGAGGCTCTAGAGGATGCCAAAGAATCGGTCGATCCTACGGTTTGGATTGAAACTAAACTGGTAGATGAAGATCGTGTACAAATTTTGATTAAGAATAATGGAGTGGGGGTTTCTGAGGAGATCCGATCGCAGATATTCGATCCGTTTTTTACGACTAAACTAGACCGTAATTCTCAAGGTTTAGGGTTGTCGATTAGCCATCAAATTATTGTTGAGCAACATGGAGGATGTTTAATCTGTGAATCTTTACCGGGAGCGCAAACGGCTTTTATCATTGAATTGCCGATTCAGGGTGAAATGGAACAGTCTAGCCCTAAGAATGATAAAGAAGTCTAA